The genomic interval GGACAAGGCGAACAGAGCTTGCTCGTCAAGAAACTACGCGGAACCGCAGCCGACGGCGATCGCATGCCCGCCGGACGTCCACCATTGTCCGATGACTCCATTGCGTTGATCAGCAAATGGATCGACGAGGGCGCAGCGATTGATGGGCCGGAGGCACAGCCGATCAAAGTGATGAGCCAGTTGGCTTGGGCATCCAAAGCAACCACGGAGGAAATGTCCGCGCGTCGAGCAGAGTTGGCCGACAAGAACATGCAACTCATCGCGATGTCCAACGCCCAGCCGCAAACTGAAGAAACCGAACACTTTCGCGTCATCGGCACCGGGTCCTCGGCGACGTTGGGAGCGGTTGCTCAGGCGGCCGAAAAGCACATGAAGACCGTGCGTGATCTGGTCGATGGCGGGGCAGGCGCGGATTACTTTCACGGAAAAGCAACGATCTTTGTGTTGCCCAAACGCTACGACTACAGCGAGTTTGCCAAGATGGTCGAGCAACGCAGCATCCCCACGGAGTGGACCGGACACTGGTCATTTGACGGCATCGACGCTTATCTCGCAGTGGTCGCGACCGACCGTGACGAAGAAGACGAGGTCTCTGCTCGTGTGCTCGGCCCGCTCACGTCGCTGGCCGTTGCCACGCGAGGAAGCGATGTGCCGCGTTGGTTCGCCGAAGGAATCGGAGTGAATATCGGTGCTCGCGGTCAAGCGACCACACGAAATGAAAAGCAGCGACAGCAAGCCGAACTGGTCGAAGCGGTCGGGCTGCTGAAAAACGCGAAATCATTTTTGGAGAACAAGATGACCGCCGAGCACACCGACCGAGTCGGTGCGGCGTTGGCAATGACGATGCTGGATCGTACGCGTCGCAGCTCGCTCAATGCCGTCTTGCGGGCATTGTCCGCCGGCGAACCTTTTGAAGTCGCCTTTGCCAAGGGATTCGGCGGTCCACCGGAAACGTACATCGAGAATTTCCGTTCTTGGGTGCAGTGACCAAATTCTCTGCCCCACCCTCACCTCACCGTAATGGGAACGCCGCGCATCGGGTCGACGCGTCACCTTTTGTTCGCCACACACACCCGCGAACCTTTTGCTCTGGACGCATGTCCGCTTGAAAAATTGGCCGCGACGACCAGAATCGGCGGTATCTCCCCTTCTTTCTCAGCCAACCAAAACAGGCGGACGCAGCGATGATCGTGGTCATGGAACAAGGTGCAACGGACGAACAAGTCCAAGCCACCGTCAAACGGATCGAGAGCCTGGGGCTCAAAGCGTCGGTCATCGTGGGCACCGAGCGGACGGTCGTCGCGGCCATCGGCGAGAAACGCGAGCACGCCAAAGAGTCCTT from Stieleria varia carries:
- a CDS encoding c-type cytochrome domain-containing protein; translated protein: MRFVGLFALWITILLVADSVFAADLSSRERKMVETVNATLRRAGASYSAGNHDEAAKSVRAAMEQLDLAVRVGGPSVFDELEPAMKRIATARTMLELEGVSLPPFRKPERPAAKPAAETPAANPAQPGMTPDGKPTMGFFDPKGGISFTKQVAPILVGRCGGCHVQSSKGGFNTASYAALMKGPPEGVVVFAGDVIGSRLIETIETGDMPRGGGKVSPAELNVLKVWISEGARFDGPDPAAAITAAGAPAPAPMPNVPPPTAKKATGNETVSFASDVAPLLIENCVGCHIDAMQVRGGLRMDTFAQLLRGGDSGQIVTAGQGEQSLLVKKLRGTAADGDRMPAGRPPLSDDSIALISKWIDEGAAIDGPEAQPIKVMSQLAWASKATTEEMSARRAELADKNMQLIAMSNAQPQTEETEHFRVIGTGSSATLGAVAQAAEKHMKTVRDLVDGGAGADYFHGKATIFVLPKRYDYSEFAKMVEQRSIPTEWTGHWSFDGIDAYLAVVATDRDEEDEVSARVLGPLTSLAVATRGSDVPRWFAEGIGVNIGARGQATTRNEKQRQQAELVEAVGLLKNAKSFLENKMTAEHTDRVGAALAMTMLDRTRRSSLNAVLRALSAGEPFEVAFAKGFGGPPETYIENFRSWVQ